In Halobacteroides halobius DSM 5150, the genomic window AGATAATCTACATAAATTTTTACAACACCAGGACTTGGCAGTAGGTAAGTATCACGCTGGTTTAAATAAAAGGATAAGAAAAGAAACCCAAGATAAATTTTTGTATGATCAGATTAAAATAGTGGTAGCAACTAATGCTTTTGGGATGGGAATTGATAAATCAAATGTAAGATATGTAATCCATCATAATATGCCCCAAGATATAGAGTCATATTATCAAGAAGCAGGTCGAGCTGGTCGAGATGGAGAAGCAAGTGAGTGTGTTTTATTATTCTCGCCTAGTGATATTAGATTACCTAAATATTTTATTCAACAGTCTAATCTATCTACTAAGCGCAAAGCCTTGGCCCAGCAAAAGTTGCAACAGATGATTGATTATTGTTATACTGGTCGGTGTCTACGAGGATATATATTAAATTATTTTGGCGAAGAAAATATAGCTGATGATTGTGATAATTGTAGTAACTGTGCTGATAACCAGCAGTTAGTAGATATTACCGTTGAAGCACAGAAAATTTTATCTTGTATTTATAGAATGAAGGAAAGATATGGTATTTCGAAAGTAGCTAAGGTTTTAAGAGGTTCAAAAGCTAAAGAGATTTTAGAGTTAGGTTTGGATGAATTATCAACTTATGGAATTATTAAAGATTATACAATTAAAGAGATTAAGAATCTGATTAAATTCTTAGTAGCAGAAAAGTATATTAAGTTAACTGAAGGAAAATATCAAGTAGCTAAATTGACTAACAAAGCTTATCCAATATTACAACAACAGGAGCAAGTATGGCATAAAGTTCGTCAAGAGACTAAACAAATTACTAATAGTAATCAATTATTTGATAATTTACGTAAATTAAGAAAGAAGATAGCTAGAGAAGAAGGGGTGCCTCCTTTTATTATTTTTCATGATAGTACCCTACGTGATATGGTTGATAAGTTACCAACTAAGGGAGAAGAAATGTTAAAAGTTAAGGGAGTAGGTGCCACTAAGTTTAAAAAATATGGTCAACGCTTTTTAGAGAAAATTAATGAGAGGAAGTGATTAGTAATGGATAAATTTACTGATGGTGAGATACTAAAATTTTTAGGCAAGTTAGCTAATAAATGGGGCACAGGACATGATAGTATTACTAAAATTTTAAGTAAGGTAGAAACTTTTTTAGAGAAAAAACAAGGTAAGATTGAATTTCTAGACCAGGTGCGGTTATTAGTTGCTATGTTAAAGGATCATTCAGATCAAAGATATTATATTGATGATGGTACTTTAGGATTAATTATAGCTTGTTTGGCCTATCTTGTTTTACCGACTGATCTAGTGCCAGATTTTATTCCCATAGCTGGTTTTGCAGATGATGCAGTAGCTTTTACTATTGTCTTTAATCAAATTTCAGCTGAAATAAAAAGTTATAAAGAGTGGAAAGATGATGGAGAATTGATAATATGCGACAGGTCCTGATGGTTTTTGTATTAGTACGGTTGCTTATGATCAATTTATTACAGAATTGTAGCTAACTTTAATAGTAAATATCTTATCTAGATAATAATATCATAAGAAAAAATTATGTAAAAGCATTGATAAAAAAGAAAAAAATAATATAATATATGCAGCTAAAAGCCAATAATATTAATTCAAAGCGAACAAATAATATAAACTAAAGCTATATTAAGTAACTATCTTATTGAACAAGGTAGTTACATTGTCTTATTTAAAGTTAAGCTACAACTTTGTTCACAAAAATCAATTGAAAGTAATTATTTTTCCCTTGATAATATCGTAAAATTATTATATCATAATATCAAGATATATAAATATAAATTTTGGTACACAATATAATATTTAAGGGAGACAGAATTATGTTCTCTTTGAAAAAGGACCATATGCTTCTTTTGCCAACTGAGGAAACAGGAAGATTATTAGGAGGACAAGCAGGGGATTATTCGATAATTAAGTTAAGAATCAGACACCCAAAGGAGTGATAATATGTTTGACTTTTTATTTGGAAGTAATATAGAGAATATTTCGCCCCGAGAAGTAGAAGGAAAACTAAATGATAAACAGATTCAAATTTTAGATGTTAGAACAAAAAGAGAGTATAAGCAAGGCCATATTCCTAAATCCCTGAATATTCCGGTCAGCAAAATAGAAAGTAATTTGAATAAGATAGATAAGAATAAAGAGATCATTACTGTTTGTGCTTCTGGAATGAGAAGTAAGAAGGCAGCTAAGAAATTAGTTAAGGCCGGATATGAGAAGGTTAAGAATATGCCTGGCGGTATGAAAGCATGGCAAGGAAAAGTTAATTGACTGATTTACTATAGTTTTGAAATAAAGTTGGCCCTGCACTTTAGTGCAGGGTTTTATAATTTCGCACCTATAAAACATCAATATTAACAGATGATGATATTGAATTAGCTAGACAGTTAAGTCAAGAGATTGGACAATTAATGATTAATAATGATCTAGGAATGGCTTTAATAAACAAGATCAAAGAGGAAAAGAGAATTTAATCATAAATATAGTTTTAAAGACAATTGTTTGATTGGTAAAATAACTTTTAAGTATGAACCTATAAAAAATTGATGATAGCCTATTTTTTATATTATGGAGGAAGAAAGAGAGTTATAGATAAAAATTATAATAAAGCCTAAAAAATGAGGAGGAGATAAAGTAAACTTAGAAACATTATATAAATCTACTAGAATCAGAATTCATAGCAGATTAAGAAAGGAAAATAGATAATGTGCAATAAAGAAAAAGGATTATTAGTTAGTATAATAGTCTTAAATTTAACTATAGCTCTAACTGGAATACTAATTGCTAAAGATAAAAAGTTGACTGTAGATAATAAGTTAAGGATTCACTTTATAGATGTGGGCCAAGGTAATGCTACTTTAATCCAGTTACCTAATCAAGAAGTAATGTTAATAGATGCCGGAAAGAATAATCAAGGGCCAAAAGTAGTTAATTACATAGAGAAGCAGGGAATAGAAAAAATTGATTATTTAATTGGAACCCATCCCCATGCGGATCATATTGGTGGTTTAGATAGAGTAATTTATAACTGTAAGGTTGGTCAAATTTATCTACCTCAAGTTACTCATACAACTGAAACTTATTTAGACTTATTACAAGCAATTAAGTCTAAAAGAAAGCAGATTATAGCAACTCAAGTAGGTCTTAAATTAATTGCTAGTTCCAATCTGCAGGCCAGGATAGTTGGCCCAGTAAATAATAATTATCAAGATTTAAATAATTGGTCTGTTATAACTAAAATTAAATATAAACAAAACTCATTTTTATTTACTGGAGATACCGAAGCAAAAATAGAAGCTGATTTAATAGATACAAATATTAATTTGCAAGCTGATCTATTGCAAGTGCCTCATCATGGAAGTAATTCTTCTACTACTATCTCTTTCCTAAAGTCTGTCAATCCTAAGTATGCGGTGATTTCTGCAGGAGATAATAATAGATATGGCCATCCAGCTACTGAAGTTGTGGCTAGACTTAAGCAGAGAGGGATCAATATCTATCGTACTGATAAACAAGGAACTATTATTGCTATAAGTGATGGAGAAGATATAACCTTTAATGTTGAGGCTAGAGAAGATACCAGTCTTACAAAATCAACTAGTGTTAAAATAACTTATCTAAGTCTTGAAGAAGAAGTAGTTGAGATAAGGAATCAAGGAAGTAACAAAGTAGATATTTCTCATTGGAGATTAGTAAGTACTACAGGAGGACAAAATTTTGTTTTTTCAGCTGGAACAATAATAGAAGAAGAATCTACTATAAAAGTAGTTGCAGGGCCAAATGCTACTGCGGGAGAAGATAAATTAGTCTGGGATGATTGGTATATCTGGAATAATGATGGCGATGGGGCTAAATTATATAATTCTAA contains:
- a CDS encoding rhodanese-like domain-containing protein, whose amino-acid sequence is MFDFLFGSNIENISPREVEGKLNDKQIQILDVRTKREYKQGHIPKSLNIPVSKIESNLNKIDKNKEIITVCASGMRSKKAAKKLVKAGYEKVKNMPGGMKAWQGKVN
- a CDS encoding YkvA family protein, which produces MDKFTDGEILKFLGKLANKWGTGHDSITKILSKVETFLEKKQGKIEFLDQVRLLVAMLKDHSDQRYYIDDGTLGLIIACLAYLVLPTDLVPDFIPIAGFADDAVAFTIVFNQISAEIKSYKEWKDDGELIICDRS
- the recQ gene encoding DNA helicase RecQ, which encodes MLTEPKQVLQDYFGYDSFRAGQEEIITSILTKNNTLGVMPTGGGKSLCFQIPALCLAGITIVFSPLISLMKDQIDSLQAVGIDATFINSSLSKTEIETRIKKVKSRDYDLLYIAPERLQSNQFLSLLEEIEVSLVVVDEAHCISQWGHDFRPAYLLIADFLEELPSNPVVAAFTATATEDVREDISNILAIEDSFITSFDRANLTFKVIKGEDKRDFIKEYVAKNSTEAGIIYAGTRKEVDNLHKFLQHQDLAVGKYHAGLNKRIRKETQDKFLYDQIKIVVATNAFGMGIDKSNVRYVIHHNMPQDIESYYQEAGRAGRDGEASECVLLFSPSDIRLPKYFIQQSNLSTKRKALAQQKLQQMIDYCYTGRCLRGYILNYFGEENIADDCDNCSNCADNQQLVDITVEAQKILSCIYRMKERYGISKVAKVLRGSKAKEILELGLDELSTYGIIKDYTIKEIKNLIKFLVAEKYIKLTEGKYQVAKLTNKAYPILQQQEQVWHKVRQETKQITNSNQLFDNLRKLRKKIAREEGVPPFIIFHDSTLRDMVDKLPTKGEEMLKVKGVGATKFKKYGQRFLEKINERK
- a CDS encoding MBL fold metallo-hydrolase, giving the protein MCNKEKGLLVSIIVLNLTIALTGILIAKDKKLTVDNKLRIHFIDVGQGNATLIQLPNQEVMLIDAGKNNQGPKVVNYIEKQGIEKIDYLIGTHPHADHIGGLDRVIYNCKVGQIYLPQVTHTTETYLDLLQAIKSKRKQIIATQVGLKLIASSNLQARIVGPVNNNYQDLNNWSVITKIKYKQNSFLFTGDTEAKIEADLIDTNINLQADLLQVPHHGSNSSTTISFLKSVNPKYAVISAGDNNRYGHPATEVVARLKQRGINIYRTDKQGTIIAISDGEDITFNVEAREDTSLTKSTSVKITYLSLEEEVVEIRNQGSNKVDISHWRLVSTTGGQNFVFSAGTIIEEESTIKVVAGPNATAGEDKLVWDDWYIWNNDGDGAKLYNSKGELVSKYLSY